The Saccharomyces mikatae IFO 1815 strain IFO1815 genome assembly, chromosome: 2 sequence GTTCAAACTTCTTTAACTAATAATAAAGATATATGATTCCGGGTATTTCTGAGCCCTTGTTTAGCgcaaaaatctcaaaagtGAAAGATCTAAGAGACTTTTCAAAGCAGCTGCAACAATCAGCAAAGTTGAAAGTACCGATCACTGAAAAGATGTTGGCACGCAGTTTGGGATACAGATTCATATCGACCAGTCGTGTTCTATTCAATAAGCCTGCAGTTAAATCAGTGGTGTCATCATGTCCTGCGGGAACATCACTAAATTTAAACATATGGAAAAGCGGTAAGGACGCAGTGGCACTGGAAGACAAGGAATATCCAAACTGGTTATGGGGGATATTGAATAATGAGCAGACCGTTGAGCATACAACAAAAGATCCGGAGGGTGAGGCTTtattaaaaagaagaaagaacatCAGGAAGGCCAACAGACAGCGAATCAAACAGAACAATTTCCTAAGCCAGCTCTGACTTCTGATTCATAGAATGGAGCTTGACATCCTTGTAAATATAAGAACGTACTTGTGTATTAATGCGTATGTATTTCGTAATATGTATTCAAAACTTAGTACAAGAACATACATATAAAAAGTTGAGCGTTATAtagtttcatcaaataagaataataatTCAAAGAAGGCGAGCAGAAATCTAGAAATCTGTGACCCTTCCATTAAACGAATAATCGCCATGTCTCAATGGATCCTGCTTGGGTCCCCCGATTTCACCAGTTTTGGGGTTAACATCGCCTTCAAATTCTGGTATGGTCTTCGAAAATTCTGGTGAGAATGAACCAATGTCGTTTTTGGTCAAAAGTGGCGAGTTCAAACTCTCCTTTGTGTGATCACCCATGGCACGTGCATTGTACTGATCGATTGCCTCTTGTGATGTGGCGATTTTCTGCAgtctttcaaattcttcctGCTCTTCTCTTGGCAACTTTGGAGGGCCAGGGATCCTTTCAGTGGTTATGCTTCGGATCAGCATGTTACAAGAGCCTCCACGCAGTAACGCCAAGGCTCCTTTACAAGGATGGCGGTGACAAGTGTTTCTGACAACGCCCAACATTGATTTTATCTCTTCTTGTTTCGTTTCTTTACACATCTCTGCTACGCTGATGAACCAGCATTTCACCTTTGGCCCCTTTTTATAGGGCGAAAAAGTATTTCTTCCATAGACTTTTCTAATGACAAGAAAGATTACATACCATTTATATACCAGTACTTATTAGATGAATATTACTTTATATGCTCATGCGTATACCTTCAAGAAGCTCGCCAATaatcttttgatttctgCTGTTACCTTTTATAGTACTCAAGATTCCAAAACATTGAAGTAATGTCAGTTTATCTTCCTCCGTGACACCGCTCTGTTCTTCCTCgttgaaaatatatctttgaaaactcTTACTGGCACCATCATTTGTATGTAAAAAGCTTTCGTAATATGGAAGAATAATTGAGTCTCTGAAACACTTCAATAATAAGAGATCGGTTGAAGGCGTATACCTTGAAGTTTCCGGTAGATACCCGTCAAGCCAGTAGTTTCTATCTCTCTGGAAGCTTTCTTCAAAGGGTAACAATACTGCCATTATATCATAATAAAcctgttgaaaaaataccTTCCAAATTATACCGactcttttcaaagctGTGTTTATGGTGTCTTCATTAGCATAATTAAAAACAATTTGGTTCTCTAGAATGTAAAGTGAGGTAGTgataaattcttcaatttcgGTCAAAAATTTGGAGTGTGTAACGGCAGCCTTGGTTTGTGTCTTCAATGTAATATAAAATTCTAGTAATCGATCAAtgtcttcaatttttgctGGCAGCTGCCATACCCTCTTGTTCTTGAATAACTCAACGACTATACTGCAGTATATACCCCATATGTTTCCCTCTAGAACATATAGTTCCTGTACAGTGAAGCTCTTATAATTTGCTATCAACGAGGGCAAATTTTTTAGGAGATCATGTAATAAAGAAACGTTGGTCGCATCAAAAGTGTCGTCTTGGATCAGCGTCAGAGCGGTCTCATTTGGATTGTTGTTAATACTAGGGTTAAAAGAATATACTGATCTTCCAGAGTCAATAAGGCCTCCAGTAGAACTATGAATAAACTGTACTGGTGATCTATGTTTACCGTATGAAGAGTGCAGGAATTTACTAAACGAGCTGGGAACTACTGGTTCAATGTCATCCTTTCCTACAGAGTTATGCGACTTATAGGGTAAAAGCTTCTTTGCCATCTTACTAAAGACATTGTTGCCCTTGTTTGAATGAGCGTGCCCTGTCGACATCGAAGACTGCAAGCTGTTTGCACTTTTATTAGATTTTGTATGAAACAATTTTGAGCCACTCCTACTTACGCTGCTACTACTCGCACCGTTAATAACAACGCTGGGGTTCCTTGACCCGCTCCTGCTTCTGTTTCTCATATTCTCCTTTGAATTGGTAAACATGGAGAGCCGCCTCTTATTGCCTCTTGAggtagaagaaaacaaactaTCGTTAGACGTGTTGGTTCCGTCCACTCGGTTACTACTTGGTGAGCCTCTTTCTGAGTGGCTATTGTTATTGTCTGTGCCTTGACTATACTCTTCTTCAATCGAATCCGTCGAACGTCTTGAATTTGAGCCCTCATGAAAAATAGATTGAAATCCCACTTGTGACCATCTGGGAGCAGTATCTTGAGGTGATTTGGATATTCTAAGGTGCACATCTTCATCGGGATGC is a genomic window containing:
- the MRPL37 gene encoding mitochondrial 54S ribosomal protein mL54 (similar to Saccharomyces cerevisiae MRPL37 (YBR268W); ancestral locus Anc_1.318), which encodes MLARSLGYRFISTSRVLFNKPAVKSVVSSCPAGTSLNLNIWKSGKDAVALEDKEYPNWLWGILNNEQTVEHTTKDPEGEALLKRRKNIRKANRQRIKQNNFLSQL
- the SDH8 gene encoding Sdh8p (similar to Saccharomyces cerevisiae FMP21 (YBR269C); ancestral locus Anc_1.320), translating into MLGVVRNTCHRHPCKGALALLRGGSCNMLIRSITTERIPGPPKLPREEQEEFERLQKIATSQEAIDQYNARAMGDHTKESLNSPLLTKNDIGSFSPEFSKTIPEFEGDVNPKTGEIGGPKQDPLRHGDYSFNGRVTDF
- the BIT2 gene encoding Bit2p (similar to Saccharomyces cerevisiae BIT2 (YBR270C) and BIT61 (YJL058C); ancestral locus Anc_1.323); this encodes MEINLNRKRSATSGALGITDPNIKPTNRKPARVYSISSDIVPQALTHPDEDVHLRISKSPQDTAPRWSQVGFQSIFHEGSNSRRSTDSIEEEYSQGTDNNNSHSERGSPSSNRVDGTNTSNDSLFSSTSRGNKRRLSMFTNSKENMRNRSRSGSRNPSVVINGASSSSVSRSGSKLFHTKSNKSANSLQSSMSTGHAHSNKGNNVFSKMAKKLLPYKSHNSVGKDDIEPVVPSSFSKFLHSSYGKHRSPVQFIHSSTGGLIDSGRSVYSFNPSINNNPNETALTLIQDDTFDATNVSLLHDLLKNLPSLIANYKSFTVQELYVLEGNIWGIYCSIVVELFKNKRVWQLPAKIEDIDRLLEFYITLKTQTKAAVTHSKFLTEIEEFITTSLYILENQIVFNYANEDTINTALKRVGIIWKVFFQQVYYDIMAVLLPFEESFQRDRNYWLDGYLPETSRYTPSTDLLLLKCFRDSIILPYYESFLHTNDGASKSFQRYIFNEEEQSGVTEEDKLTLLQCFGILSTIKGNSRNQKIIGELLEGIRMSI